The Rothia sp. SD9660Na DNA segment AAGGCGGCGCACAGCCACATTCTCCCCCAGTGAGGCTGCCATGTCATCGCCAAGGGCAAAGCTGTTGATGGTTTTCGCTCCGGTGAGCACAATCAGGGCCCCGAGTACGAGAAGCGGGCTAGCCACGGCCAGATCGGAGAGATCAGCCCCGGCGACAGTTCCAATCTGCCAGCGGCGCAGGTTATCGAGGGTGTTCTGGTTGGTCAGGATCAGGGCGCTGGTGACCGCCCCTAAACCGGCGGTGAGGGCTGCGCCCATGAGGGCTAGTTTGATAGGGGTCGCTCCCCCGGTGCCGAGCGAGGCCAGGGCGTAGACGGCAAGGGCTGAGGCAACTGCCCCGGCGAAGGCCCAGAGGGCAAAAGCCGCGGTGGAACCGGCAGAGAAAAAGGTAATACCGGCGACTACCGCGCAGGCTGCCCCGGCGTTAATGCCGAGAATCCCGGGGTCGCCCAGGGGGTTCCTGGTGATGCCCTGGAGCCCAGCCCCGGCTAAACCTAGTGCTGCCCCCACAACCCCGGCGGTTAGTGTCCGCACCGCCCGCTGGGTCAGCACCGCTGCGTCCGCTTCTGCAACCTGCCCGCCTGCCAGGTAGTCCAGCAGGGTGCCCGGGCTGATGGAGCGGGCGCCCAGGGCAAAGCTGGCGAGGGCAGCTAGAGCAAGAATCAGTCCCAGGGCGAGGCTGAGCACGACCAGCCGCCGCGCGCCCCCGGCGGGGGTGGCACGGCGGCTGCTAGAGGGCCGGAGGGGGGCGACCTTCACTTGTTAGGACGCCTGACTTGCATCTACGGCGGCAGAAATCTTGGCCAGGGTTTCGGTCTGGTTAATTGCCCAGTCCAAAGACAGCGGTGAAGCCGCTGAGAGAGCCAGGGAGATAGCGGCGTCGGTTTCTACGACCAGGCCACCGTTAGCTACGGCGGGCATCTGGGAGAAGAGGGTGTTGCTCTTGATTGCTTCTTCGTCGGAGTCACTGGTGCCCCAGGCCCAGACCACGTCTGACTGAACCTCGGGTAGCACCTCACCTGAGATGGTCATGAAGAAGGCGTCGGCTTCGGTGGCGTTCTGCTCGATATAGGGGGCTAGTTCCATGCCCAGGGAGGTGAGGAAGAGGGAGCGGGAGTCGCTCGCTACATAGGCTGAGAGGGTCTGAGCTTCGAGATCGAACATGCCGGCCACGAAGGTCTTACCTGCTAGGTTGAAGTACTTGGCTGCGGCGTCGTCGATGGTCTTGTTGGTGGCCTCGATGAGGGCGGCGCCTTCGTCGTCCTTCTGTAGCATAGCGGCGGCCTGGTTGACGACGTCCTCCCATGATGCGGCGTAGGCGCCTACACCCTCGGGCATGGCGACCACGGGGGCGATGGCGGTGAGCTTGTCGTAGACTTCCTGGGTCATGTCGCCGTAGACCGAGAAGATGGCGTCGGGGGCGAGGTTGGCAAGGGCCTCGTAGTCGGGGCCGTCGGTTTCGTCGTAGGTGACAGGGGCAGTGCCGCCCAGTTCGGCTAGTTTGGCGTCGAACCAGTCGGTAGAGCCGTTGGCGTTGGCGCCGTAGGTGACGACGGGGGTGCCGGCGGGTACGACGCCGAGGGCCAGGAGGACGTCGGGGTTCTTCCAGAAGTTCACGACAGCAATTTTCTGGGGAACGGCGGTGAAGGTGGTCTCGCCGAAGGCGTGCTTGACGGTGTAGCTCTCGCCCGAGGCGGCTGAGCTAGTGGTGCTACTTGAGGTGCCGTTGGAGCCGGTGGTGCAGGCTGCGAGTAGGCCGGTGAGGGCGGTAGCTGCGGTGGCCTTGAGGAAGGCGCTACGAGTGATGGCGACCATGGTCTTGTG contains these protein-coding regions:
- a CDS encoding ABC transporter substrate-binding protein, which gives rise to MVAITRSAFLKATAATALTGLLAACTTGSNGTSSSTTSSAASGESYTVKHAFGETTFTAVPQKIAVVNFWKNPDVLLALGVVPAGTPVVTYGANANGSTDWFDAKLAELGGTAPVTYDETDGPDYEALANLAPDAIFSVYGDMTQEVYDKLTAIAPVVAMPEGVGAYAASWEDVVNQAAAMLQKDDEGAALIEATNKTIDDAAAKYFNLAGKTFVAGMFDLEAQTLSAYVASDSRSLFLTSLGMELAPYIEQNATEADAFFMTISGEVLPEVQSDVVWAWGTSDSDEEAIKSNTLFSQMPAVANGGLVVETDAAISLALSAASPLSLDWAINQTETLAKISAAVDASQAS
- a CDS encoding iron ABC transporter permease translates to MKVAPLRPSSSRRATPAGGARRLVVLSLALGLILALAALASFALGARSISPGTLLDYLAGGQVAEADAAVLTQRAVRTLTAGVVGAALGLAGAGLQGITRNPLGDPGILGINAGAACAVVAGITFFSAGSTAAFALWAFAGAVASALAVYALASLGTGGATPIKLALMGAALTAGLGAVTSALILTNQNTLDNLRRWQIGTVAGADLSDLAVASPLLVLGALIVLTGAKTINSFALGDDMAASLGENVAVRRLIITGGITLLVGTALALTGPIAFLGLMAPHAMRALAGADYRALLPLSALFGAALLILADTAGRIIAPPQEIQVGVMMVALGVPVFIYLVRCGKAVNL